The Plectropomus leopardus isolate mb chromosome 15, YSFRI_Pleo_2.0, whole genome shotgun sequence genome has a segment encoding these proteins:
- the fam83b gene encoding protein FAM83B, translating into MESPELSLLSSLRGDFKSEDYVQPHYKETYRLAIDRLVSGGRDSYHEFLKGERVGSFLSEDELLFITENAEQIPPQNHTEEVDGPQDNQSSSGTYWPVHSDVDTPDLELGWPEVMHDKLQTNVNLLFHPPRQNNPTIKEVIRKHIQDARQVVAIVMDIFTDVDIFKEVVDASVRGVPVYVLLDDFDLKSFLAMAESQDVKIQQLRNMRVRTVKGQDYLCRSGAKFHGAMEQKFLLVDCHTTIYGSYSFTWSFEKINLSMVQVITGHLVKSYDEEFRTLYARSTVPAELCPPEGLFQRNGPHGRQILPSVQKIERRDQLRHTLDTVYRKTCERKLGARDHEERLFEEEHDQFGPLIENGIGVQNHMPQFQPAENFLKRHSYAGERQDGFTPQNIRPRASNWNIARETGNNYAMDNYLPQMHRGQNMRQSYNGSDKHIMSMQQNMPTLENTSKSFMRTLRIESYLKHPDVPFGDSCDYLDQFEPQDKANPFMQGRIRSSLVFRSTVPEHLDPNRHMNNSSTHVNSAANTSMHYSSMQWNSTAAAENRMSHDEFMLKRKSLQILDDNQNNAGYGPGRNSYNSVYASLGRAKGKHMITNPDILTDSWQKRHSVADPRSNTEYGHESSGHMYGAFARMQVNRSTAGINAQNGVYGTNLKEDQRSASHYDVKSITSTKSPGTPLWQEPPSRTVSAAALDANSKDLTAKSNNNGSQHFLKKSSKKIKSLLNIPEKKESSTAETPSLKSDCSTDTITGGDKERLSLGGGKGYQSTSSSVRSSSEHQKEHIEEDHLKSSKPRFRTEEHQSPSQVSLPKPNTENKPSGFDKSVRLGLNSVSWNKDRGTETRIYSRFEPLCSFDKKPSVRSAQSFGNTHSQEKTKGLPKVEAGIEHNLTRAARVHHENKLEKFINRMGNLIHKNK; encoded by the exons ATGGAGTCTCCAGAGTTGTCCCTGCTGTCGTCCTTGAGGGGAGACTTTAAATCAGAGGATTACGTCCAACCCCACTATAAGGAGACATACCGCCTGGCGATTGATCGCCTGGTGAGCGGCGGCAGAGACAGTTATCACGAGTTCCTCAAAGGAGAACGTGTCGGGAGCTTCCTCTCAGAGGACGAACTTCTCTTCATCACCGAAAATGCAGAGCAGATCCCACCTCAAAACCACACTGAGGAAGTCGATGGCCCACAAGACAATCAATCATCATCAGGGACGTACTGGCCCGTCCACTCGGATGTGGACACACCAGATTTGGAATTGGGGTGGCCGGAGGTCATGCACGATAAACTTCAGACAAATGTGAATCTGCTCTTCCATCCGCCCAGACAAAATAACCCCACAATCAAAGAGGTGATCCGGAAGCATATTCAGGATGCAAGACAG GTCGTTGCCATTGTGATGGACATTTTCACTGATGTAGATATATTCAAAGAAGTTGTCGATGCCTCTGTACGAGGAGTCCCCGTCTACGTGCTTTTGgatgattttgatttgaaaagTTTTCTCGCAATGGCTGAAAGTCAAGATGTCAAAATTCAACAACTCAGA AACATGAGAGTGCGCACTGTGAAAGGTCAGGATTACCTCTGTCGATCAGGAGCTAAATTTCACGGGGCAATGGAGCAGAAGTTTCTTTTAGTCGACTGCCACACAACGATTTACGGGTCATACAG CTTCACATGGTCATTTGAGAAGATCAATCTGAGCATGGTGCAGGTCATCACAGGCCACCTGGTGAAGTCCTACGACGAGGAGTTTCGAACTCTCTACGCCCGCTCGACTGTTCCTGCTGAACTCTGCCCACCGGAGGGTTTATTCCAACGCAACGGGCCACATGGACGACAGATTTTGCCATCCGTCCAAAAAATTGAACGGAGAGACCAGCTGAGGCACACACTGGACACAGTGTATCGGAAGACCTGTGAGAGGAAACTAGGGGCACGAGACCATGAGGAGAGGCTCTTTGAAGAAGAACATGACCAGTTTGGGCCCCTGATTGAGAACGGAATCGGTGTTCAGAACCACATGCCCCAATTTCAACCTGCAGAGAACTTCTTAAAAAGGCACAGTTACGCTGGGGAGAGACAAGATGGATTCACGCCGCAGAACATCAGGCCCAGAGCGAGCAACTGGAATATTGCTAGAGAAACCGGAAACAACTACGCCATGGACAATTACTTACCACAGATGCACAGAGGTCAGAACATGCGTCAGTCATACAATGGCAGCGACAAACACATTATGTCCATGCAGCAGAACATGCCAACACTGGAGAACACATCCAAGTCATTCATGCGCACACTGAGGATTGAGTCTTACCTCAAACACCCCGACGTCCCTTTCGGAGACTCTTGTGACTATTTAGACCAGTTTGAACCACAGGACAAAGCAAACCCCTTCATGCAGGGAAGGATAAGGTCTTCCCTTGTTTTCAGGTCCACAGTACCGGAGCATTTGGATCCAAACAGACACATGAACAACTCTTCAACTCATGTTAACTCTGCAGCAAACACTTCTATGCACTACTCATCCATGCAGTGGAATTCAACTGCAGCGGCTGAAAACAGAATGAGTCATGACGAGTTCATGTTGAAGAGGAAAAGTTTGCAGATTTTGGATGACAATCAGAATAACGCAGGCTACGGTCCAGGTAGAAACTCTTATAACTCTGTGTACGCTAGCTTAGGCAGAGCTAAAGGCAAACATATGATCACAAACCCGGACATCCTGACAGACAGTTGGCAGAAGAGACACAGCGTGGCAGATCCAAGATCAAACACTGAGTACGGACATGAATCCTCTGGCCACATGTACGGAGCTTTCGCAAGGATGCAAGTGAATAGAAGCACTGCAGGGATCAATGCACAGAATGGAGTATATGGGACAAATCTGAAAGAGGATCAGAGATCTGCCTCTCATTATGATGTCAAAAGCATCACAAGCACAAAGAGCCCTGGTACCCCCCTTTGGCAGGAACCGCCATCCAGGACTGTGTCTGCAGCAGCCCTGGATGCGAATAGCAAGGATTTAACGGCTAAATCTAACAACAATGGCTCtcagcattttctaaaaaagagCTCCAAGAAAATCAAGTCGTTGCTGAACAtaccagagaaaaaagagagctCAACAGCTGAAACTCCGAGTCTGAAGTCAGACTGCAGCACAGACACCATAACAGGTGGGGATAAGGAAAGGCTGTCACTTGGAGGAGGAAAAGGCTACCAAAGCACAAGCAGCTCTGTTCGCTCCTCCTCAGAGCACCAGAAGGAGCACATAGAGGAAGACCATCTAAAATCTTCGAAACCTCGATTCAGAACAGAGGAGCACCAAAGTCCATCCCAGGTCTCTCTCCCTAAACCTAACACAGAGAACAAACCCAGCGGTTTTGACAAAAGCGTGAGGTTGGGCCTCAACTCAGTGAGCTGGAACAAAGATCGAGGCACAGAGACTCGAATTTACAGCAGATTTGAGCCTTTATGTTCATTTGATAAGAAACCATCTGTGCGTTCTGCACAAAGTTTtggaaacacacactctcaggaGAAAACCAAAGGCCTCCCTAAAGTTGAGGCAGGTATTGAACACAACCTCACTCGGGCTGCACGAGTGCACCATGAAAATAAGCTGGAGAAATTCATCAATCGAATGGGAAATCTCATACACAAGAACAAATAG